In a genomic window of Verrucomicrobiota bacterium:
- a CDS encoding Uma2 family endonuclease: protein MPSADLERIAEELNGMLRAESERRQRFRESLQPEDKAEFINGVAVFHSPATLRHTIGRQNLTVILRSWIIPRRLGTVLDEKALCAFQRNDYEPDIACFSAEQSAQFSPDQRLFPVPALIVEVLSPSTEANDRGVKFDDYARSGVREYWLVDPRAETVEIHAGANGAFERVESGETGRLRSRFLEGLGVDLRAAFNPESALREAARFSL from the coding sequence ATGCCCTCCGCGGACCTGGAACGCATCGCCGAGGAACTTAACGGGATGTTGCGCGCCGAGTCCGAGCGGCGGCAACGCTTCCGCGAGTCCCTGCAACCGGAGGACAAAGCCGAGTTCATCAACGGCGTGGCCGTATTCCATTCCCCCGCGACGCTGCGCCATACCATCGGCCGCCAAAACCTCACGGTTATTCTGAGAAGCTGGATTATTCCCCGGCGGCTTGGAACCGTGCTCGATGAGAAGGCGCTTTGCGCTTTCCAGCGAAACGACTACGAACCCGACATCGCCTGCTTCAGCGCCGAGCAATCCGCGCAGTTCAGCCCGGACCAAAGACTTTTTCCGGTGCCGGCTCTCATTGTGGAGGTGCTCTCGCCCTCGACGGAGGCCAACGACCGGGGCGTCAAATTTGATGATTACGCCCGCAGCGGCGTGCGCGAGTACTGGTTGGTGGACCCGCGTGCCGAAACCGTCGAAATCCATGCGGGAGCCAACGGCGCGTTCGAACGGGTGGAATCGGGCGAGACCGGGCGATTGCGGTCACGCTTCCTGGAAGGTTTAGGGGTTGACCTTCGTGCAGCCTTCAACCCCGAATCCGCGTTACGGGAGGCCGCCCGCTTTTCTTTATAG
- a CDS encoding hydrolase, translating into MTALAYLQSQRERMIECACRWSSQNSGSRNLAGLTVLSEMILDAFAELLKPAFSGKRWLAATGETRTPMLVLQKRPEAPRQVFLFGHLDTVFGPEHPFQTVTPLGEDRIQGPGLCDMKGGLVVMLHGLAAYERFVEPKRIGWTVAINADEELGSPASSGELLEAARNHHFAFGFEPALASGALASQRRGSGTFLLRFRGRAAHSGRNPRDGRNALVPLARFVLHCEELNAKRDTIFLNPAEVTGGIATNMVPDLATCRINVRTSSADDERWVHDALHAFIASIHNASDYRVELEGRFTAPPKALTPETLNLIELARQAGHELGIEISAEPTGGTCDGNRLAAAGVPNLDNLGVRGGNLHSAEEFIYAASLPERAQLLFIMLRRINDTGGTAIHQ; encoded by the coding sequence ATGACCGCACTCGCTTACCTCCAGAGCCAGCGTGAACGGATGATTGAATGCGCCTGCCGATGGTCAAGTCAGAACTCGGGCAGCCGGAACCTGGCGGGTTTGACCGTTCTCAGTGAGATGATCCTGGACGCCTTTGCCGAATTACTCAAACCCGCTTTCTCCGGGAAACGGTGGCTGGCGGCAACCGGCGAAACCCGCACGCCGATGCTCGTCCTGCAAAAACGCCCGGAAGCACCCCGGCAGGTCTTCCTGTTCGGCCACCTCGACACGGTCTTCGGGCCGGAACACCCGTTTCAGACGGTTACCCCGCTGGGGGAAGACCGGATTCAGGGACCGGGTTTATGCGATATGAAAGGCGGTCTGGTCGTCATGCTGCATGGCCTCGCGGCGTATGAACGTTTCGTCGAACCGAAACGGATCGGGTGGACGGTAGCCATCAACGCGGATGAAGAGCTCGGCTCACCTGCTTCTTCCGGCGAACTGCTGGAAGCCGCCCGTAACCACCATTTCGCGTTCGGCTTCGAACCGGCGCTTGCCTCCGGCGCGCTGGCTTCTCAACGCCGCGGTTCGGGGACCTTCCTTCTCCGGTTCCGCGGGCGCGCCGCCCATAGCGGCCGCAACCCGCGGGATGGCCGGAATGCCCTGGTGCCGCTGGCCCGTTTCGTGTTGCACTGCGAAGAGTTGAACGCGAAACGCGACACCATTTTTCTCAACCCTGCGGAAGTTACCGGGGGAATCGCCACCAACATGGTGCCCGATCTGGCAACGTGCCGCATCAATGTGCGGACGTCATCGGCCGACGATGAGCGCTGGGTGCATGACGCGCTTCACGCTTTTATCGCCTCCATCCACAACGCGTCCGATTACCGGGTAGAACTTGAAGGACGGTTTACCGCCCCGCCGAAAGCCTTGACTCCCGAGACCCTGAACCTAATCGAGCTCGCCCGGCAGGCCGGCCATGAACTCGGGATCGAGATCAGCGCGGAGCCGACGGGAGGCACTTGTGACGGTAACCGCCTGGCCGCCGCAGGCGTTCCTAACCTCGACAACCTGGGTGTGCGCGGCGGTAACCTGCACAGCGCCGAAGAGTTTATCTATGCCGCCAGCCTGCCGGAAAGAGCGCAACTCCTTTTTATCATGTTGCGCCGGATCAACGATACCGGAGGTACAGCGATCCACCAATAA